Proteins from one Erysipelothrix larvae genomic window:
- the rnhC gene encoding ribonuclease HIII has protein sequence METKSLTLTQKQIDDLKVRHKDASFRYDIAHTQFQLKGSDYTITVYTSCKVVFQGENLDLILSPYAPTSSSKPSTKPLTPHLPMAGSDEVGTGDYFGPVTVCACIVTQENANHLPLDLILDSKLMKDDVIMNIAPQLMDVLDYSLLILDNKTYNDTHKIYNLNQIKARLHNQAYLHLSKKAPMPPLAVVDQFMPKDAYYKALKGIDAYTPLHFETKAEQKYLAVACASIIARYAFLHAIEKMGTHYDCTFPKGAGAHVDVFGQQFVKRFGEHVLYDVAKTHFKNTQRIIGS, from the coding sequence ATGGAAACTAAATCACTGACATTAACTCAAAAACAAATCGATGACTTAAAGGTGCGTCATAAGGATGCATCCTTTCGTTATGATATCGCGCATACGCAATTTCAACTCAAAGGTTCAGATTACACCATCACAGTTTACACTTCTTGTAAAGTGGTGTTTCAAGGTGAGAATTTGGATCTAATCCTTTCACCCTATGCACCCACATCCTCATCCAAACCATCCACTAAACCCCTCACACCACACCTACCCATGGCAGGCAGTGATGAAGTGGGGACCGGTGATTATTTTGGTCCGGTTACAGTGTGTGCATGTATTGTGACGCAAGAAAATGCCAACCACTTACCTTTAGACTTAATCCTTGATTCAAAGCTGATGAAGGATGATGTCATCATGAACATTGCACCGCAATTAATGGATGTTTTGGACTATAGCTTGTTGATTCTTGACAACAAGACCTATAATGACACCCATAAAATCTATAACTTAAACCAAATTAAGGCACGCTTACACAATCAAGCCTATCTTCATCTCTCTAAAAAAGCACCCATGCCACCCCTTGCAGTTGTGGATCAGTTCATGCCAAAAGATGCTTATTACAAAGCACTTAAAGGCATTGATGCATACACGCCGCTTCATTTTGAAACCAAGGCGGAACAAAAATACCTTGCAGTGGCCTGTGCTTCAATCATTGCGCGTTATGCCTTTTTACACGCCATAGAAAAAATGGGAACCCACTATGATTGTACGTTCCCAAAAGGCGCTGGAGCGCATGTTGATGTGTTTGGTCAGCAGTTTGTGAAACGCTTTGGTGAACACGTCCTTTACGACGTGGCTAAAACTCACTTCAAGAACACCCAACGCATTATAGGCTCTTAA
- a CDS encoding endonuclease MutS2: MNDLYNRLEFDKICERVASRAAFSLGKKRVLESEPSFSRLNTQRELTRLRSAMDLLIKFGPLSFGGIRDITPHLIRASKGGVLSIEEIVFTGRFMQGSQRLKKQFQSLEESFEPLEDLFESIVINQHLLNHIDHCFSETSEVLDRASDTLRDVRKEIAQKKQSLEAKTQEFLSKNKDILAEPVVTLHQGRRTFLIRNSDKNKFDGTVYGYSASGQSVYFEPQSIARLHADLMGAYAKEKEEIDRICKETSHAIGQDADQLIADLNTCGMIDELFAKADWGRIHDGCVARLSDDTLNIIKARHPLIDDKEVVANTYTLKPPYRTVIISGPNTGGKSVSLKTMGLSVLMTLCGFPILAQEAEVMFVDQIFVDIGDQQSIEKSLSSFSAHLETMKIVCEKATPRSLVLLDELGSQTDPLEGESLSMAILDYFRHVGCFVIATTHFSKLKQYGTKHDDILIASVAFDMDTLSPTYRYREHVMGESNALSIAKRLGLNETIVNQAWEYKKESTQEADQLLELLETRIKMYDDMSVELQAQKDAFEHEKVTLEKTVEQTLERVQKEKRQWLDEKNAAFDQQLEALKQQIETLNKTNSKPQERKAVLETIEKAKPKIVVEPVGVGDRVKIATTGQVGILEKIEKTTAYVAVGSLTLQVDVNKLDRLAGPVKKKKAKQKSHSVSRITPQKTELNIIGKRVAEAMPEVEQFVDSCILNRVNTFRIVHGHGSGTLRKAVHEYLRRNKNIASFELAAVNEGGTGATKVVLKQ, translated from the coding sequence ATGAATGATCTATATAATCGCTTAGAATTTGACAAAATATGTGAACGCGTTGCTTCGCGTGCTGCGTTTTCACTGGGTAAAAAGAGGGTCCTTGAGAGTGAACCTTCTTTTTCGCGTTTAAATACACAACGTGAACTGACTCGATTGCGAAGTGCCATGGACTTGCTGATCAAGTTTGGTCCATTATCCTTTGGTGGAATTCGTGATATTACCCCACATCTCATCCGTGCCTCAAAAGGCGGGGTGCTTTCAATTGAAGAGATTGTCTTTACGGGTCGCTTTATGCAAGGGTCACAACGCCTAAAAAAACAATTCCAAAGTCTTGAAGAATCGTTTGAACCCTTGGAAGATTTGTTTGAAAGTATTGTAATTAATCAACACTTACTAAATCACATTGACCATTGTTTCTCTGAGACATCTGAAGTCTTAGATCGTGCCAGTGACACTTTACGAGACGTTCGAAAAGAAATCGCACAAAAGAAACAAAGCCTTGAAGCTAAAACACAGGAGTTTCTATCCAAAAATAAAGACATTTTAGCGGAGCCTGTTGTAACCTTACATCAAGGTCGCCGTACCTTTTTAATTCGTAACAGTGATAAAAACAAGTTTGATGGAACAGTGTATGGATACTCTGCAAGTGGTCAATCGGTCTACTTTGAACCCCAAAGTATTGCCCGACTGCACGCCGACCTGATGGGTGCATACGCGAAAGAAAAAGAAGAAATTGACCGCATATGCAAAGAAACATCCCACGCTATTGGTCAAGATGCAGATCAATTAATTGCCGATCTCAACACCTGTGGTATGATTGATGAACTCTTTGCGAAAGCAGATTGGGGACGCATCCATGATGGATGTGTTGCACGCTTGAGTGATGATACCTTAAATATTATCAAAGCACGCCACCCCCTCATTGATGATAAAGAAGTGGTTGCTAATACGTATACCTTAAAACCACCGTATCGAACAGTGATTATCAGTGGTCCCAATACAGGGGGAAAAAGTGTCAGCTTAAAAACAATGGGTTTAAGTGTCTTAATGACATTATGTGGGTTTCCGATTCTTGCTCAAGAAGCAGAAGTGATGTTTGTTGACCAAATATTTGTGGATATTGGAGACCAACAATCCATCGAAAAATCATTGTCTTCATTTTCTGCACACTTAGAAACCATGAAGATCGTATGTGAGAAAGCAACCCCACGCTCCTTAGTCCTACTGGATGAGTTAGGGTCTCAAACCGATCCATTAGAAGGGGAATCCCTTTCAATGGCAATTTTAGATTACTTCAGACATGTCGGATGCTTTGTGATCGCGACAACCCATTTCTCAAAATTAAAACAATATGGGACAAAACACGATGATATCTTGATTGCATCGGTTGCGTTTGATATGGATACCTTATCACCAACTTATCGCTATCGTGAACATGTCATGGGTGAGTCCAATGCCTTATCAATTGCAAAGCGTTTGGGATTAAATGAAACCATTGTCAATCAAGCATGGGAATATAAAAAAGAAAGCACTCAAGAAGCAGATCAGCTCCTTGAACTCTTAGAAACACGCATCAAGATGTATGATGATATGAGTGTTGAATTGCAAGCGCAAAAAGACGCTTTTGAACATGAAAAAGTGACGCTTGAGAAAACGGTTGAACAAACCCTTGAGCGCGTTCAAAAAGAAAAACGTCAATGGTTGGATGAAAAGAATGCTGCCTTTGACCAACAACTTGAAGCCTTGAAACAACAAATCGAAACCCTGAATAAAACTAACAGTAAACCACAAGAACGAAAAGCCGTCTTAGAAACCATTGAGAAGGCAAAACCAAAGATTGTGGTTGAGCCGGTAGGTGTCGGAGATCGGGTGAAGATTGCAACAACAGGACAGGTTGGAATCCTTGAAAAAATCGAAAAAACGACGGCTTATGTTGCAGTCGGTTCACTGACGCTACAAGTCGATGTTAATAAACTTGATCGCCTTGCAGGTCCTGTGAAAAAGAAAAAGGCGAAACAAAAAAGCCACTCAGTCTCACGCATCACCCCGCAAAAAACAGAACTCAATATTATTGGGAAACGGGTTGCAGAAGCAATGCCTGAAGTCGAACAGTTTGTTGATTCATGCATATTAAATCGCGTGAATACCTTTAGGATCGTACACGGTCATGGAAGCGGCACCTTAAGAAAAGCGGTCCATGAATACCTTCGACGTAATAAAAACATCGCTAGTTTTGAGCTTGCAGCTGTGAACGAAGGTGGCACGGGTGCTACGAAAGTCGTGTTGAAACAATGA
- a CDS encoding glutamate racemase: MKKIRKLGLFDSGLGGYTIFKDLKEHFPMLSLTLYADQKRAPIGNLSNDEIIELASLAMEWFNKHGIYDVLLACNTATSVALPELKRRYPTMRIWGIIDLTINALPDNARHVAVLATQATVSSHAYSKAYHRNHLGEIIEKPLPLLASAIESLIPEKEIELMIYEGLENLTGRTHIILGCTHYPLVKHLFLKTTDAQIVDSIEPIRTFIQAHYESDGLPTHRVFTTGDPQHMKEQIKQLYRIHEEVYNA; this comes from the coding sequence TTGAAGAAAATTAGAAAACTTGGATTATTTGATTCAGGCTTGGGGGGATATACAATTTTTAAAGACCTCAAAGAGCATTTTCCAATGTTATCTTTGACGTTGTATGCCGATCAAAAACGAGCCCCAATCGGAAACTTGTCCAACGATGAAATCATTGAACTTGCATCACTCGCAATGGAATGGTTCAATAAACATGGGATTTATGATGTCTTACTCGCATGCAATACCGCAACCTCTGTTGCACTTCCTGAGTTGAAACGACGATACCCCACAATGCGTATTTGGGGAATTATTGATCTTACAATCAATGCATTACCTGATAATGCACGCCATGTTGCGGTACTCGCAACACAAGCTACGGTAAGCTCACATGCCTATTCAAAAGCCTATCATCGAAATCATTTAGGCGAAATCATTGAAAAACCACTGCCACTTCTTGCCAGTGCCATTGAATCTTTGATCCCTGAAAAGGAAATTGAATTGATGATTTATGAAGGCTTGGAGAACCTAACGGGACGCACACACATTATTTTAGGGTGTACCCATTACCCATTAGTAAAACATCTTTTTCTAAAAACAACAGACGCACAGATCGTGGATTCAATTGAACCCATTCGCACGTTTATTCAAGCACATTATGAAAGCGATGGATTGCCGACACACCGTGTCTTCACAACCGGTGATCCCCAACACATGAAAGAACAAATCAAACAGCTGTATCGAATACATGAGGAGGTATATAACGCATGA
- a CDS encoding cysteine hydrolase family protein: MKKLLVVVDYQHDFIDGSLGFDGAKSLAPLIKARIEETLQHGGDVVFTRDTHDENYLNTQEGSKLPIKHCIKGTHGWEIEESLTQYASHVFDKPTFGSLEFGVWLNTQTYDEVELCGLVSNICVLSNAVLSKAALPEARIVVDHTLTASFDEKRHTEVLSILEGIQVEVI, encoded by the coding sequence ATGAAAAAACTTTTGGTTGTAGTGGATTATCAACATGATTTTATTGATGGAAGTTTAGGATTTGATGGTGCGAAATCACTGGCACCGTTAATTAAAGCGCGTATTGAAGAAACCCTTCAACACGGGGGCGATGTCGTTTTCACCCGTGATACCCATGACGAAAACTATCTCAATACTCAAGAAGGTTCAAAGCTTCCAATCAAACATTGTATCAAAGGCACTCATGGGTGGGAAATTGAAGAATCATTAACTCAGTATGCTTCCCATGTGTTTGATAAACCAACCTTTGGATCGTTGGAATTTGGTGTGTGGCTCAACACTCAAACTTATGATGAGGTTGAACTGTGTGGCTTAGTGTCCAATATCTGTGTTTTATCCAATGCAGTGCTTTCTAAAGCGGCACTTCCCGAAGCAAGAATCGTGGTTGATCATACATTAACCGCAAGTTTTGATGAAAAAAGGCATACTGAAGTGTTGAGTATCCTTGAGGGGATTCAAGTTGAGGTAATTTAA
- a CDS encoding deoxycytidylate deaminase: MGKRLNAISWDEYFMGLAHLSAFRSKDPSTQVGAVIVDPNKRIVGIGYNGFPAGISDDEFPWEREGDFLHSKYAYVVHAELNAILNATRNLKDCSLYVSLFPCNECAKAIIQAGIKEVVYEDDKYAETDAVLASKSMLAQAGITLRKTPKRVSVELKSL, translated from the coding sequence ATGGGAAAACGTTTAAATGCCATTTCATGGGATGAATATTTCATGGGCTTGGCACATTTATCTGCCTTTCGATCAAAAGATCCATCGACACAAGTAGGGGCTGTGATTGTTGATCCAAACAAACGCATTGTTGGGATTGGATACAATGGCTTTCCTGCTGGCATCAGTGATGATGAATTTCCGTGGGAACGTGAAGGCGATTTCTTGCATTCAAAATATGCATATGTCGTTCATGCTGAATTGAATGCGATTCTCAATGCAACCCGAAACCTAAAAGATTGTTCTTTATATGTTTCATTATTTCCATGCAATGAATGTGCGAAAGCAATCATTCAAGCAGGCATTAAAGAAGTCGTGTATGAAGATGATAAGTATGCTGAAACAGACGCAGTCCTTGCATCAAAATCCATGCTTGCACAAGCAGGAATTACCTTAAGAAAAACACCCAAGCGGGTGTCAGTTGAGCTTAAGAGCCTATAA
- a CDS encoding rhomboid family intramembrane serine protease yields MALRDLDVWALELTDYFMKSHGYKLVTLSQEISQTWLINENEAQVPIIMISAQSIKEVNRFEIKQIHATLSLLVKTTRPGLFITVNEQDFDDADDFVLVTPTRISDTNFATRYPKIQGEMHPLQNVNLQRARTVIMDRIHTRMRKEQQRSMIKNTMGTMIVIILALIGFIATNYLISQGVTLELSVVMLGAYYKPLISKAYEFWRFLTPMFLHASFIHLLMNVYALRSIGRILEPRLKTGRYLLILFLGVIMGNVFVFLREDSMIGVGMSAGIYALFGAFAIMMYETDMYKNPLVRNQMISIIGVNLFISLLPNVSFTAHAGGLFVGIFFGFIFSRRQDWATLRKGTLAIFCLTCVGLVGMVLTRNHYIEPSMFDLNFINTVYEFGFKDYALHLRNLLLK; encoded by the coding sequence GTGGCATTACGAGATTTAGATGTATGGGCATTAGAACTTACTGATTACTTTATGAAATCACATGGGTATAAACTGGTGACATTATCACAAGAAATATCTCAAACCTGGCTGATTAATGAAAACGAAGCACAGGTTCCCATTATCATGATTTCAGCGCAAAGTATCAAGGAAGTCAATCGCTTTGAAATCAAGCAAATTCACGCAACCTTATCGCTGCTTGTGAAAACAACACGACCTGGGCTTTTTATCACTGTGAATGAACAAGACTTTGATGATGCGGATGATTTTGTATTGGTAACACCCACACGCATATCCGATACAAACTTTGCAACCCGTTACCCTAAAATTCAAGGGGAAATGCATCCCTTACAAAATGTGAACCTGCAACGCGCACGCACAGTCATTATGGATCGCATTCACACACGCATGCGTAAAGAACAACAACGGTCTATGATTAAAAACACCATGGGAACCATGATTGTGATCATCTTAGCGTTGATTGGATTTATCGCCACAAACTATCTGATATCACAAGGGGTAACCCTTGAACTCTCAGTGGTTATGCTGGGTGCATATTACAAACCGCTTATTTCAAAAGCCTATGAATTTTGGCGTTTTTTAACCCCGATGTTCTTGCACGCTTCATTTATACACCTCTTGATGAATGTGTATGCATTACGAAGTATTGGTCGCATCTTAGAACCACGCTTGAAAACAGGACGCTATCTTTTGATCCTATTTTTGGGAGTCATTATGGGAAATGTCTTTGTATTCTTACGTGAAGACTCCATGATTGGTGTAGGAATGAGTGCAGGGATTTATGCCTTGTTTGGTGCCTTTGCGATTATGATGTATGAAACCGATATGTATAAAAACCCACTGGTTCGAAACCAAATGATTTCAATTATTGGGGTAAACTTATTTATCAGTTTACTTCCAAATGTAAGCTTTACAGCACATGCTGGTGGCTTGTTTGTGGGAATCTTCTTTGGGTTTATTTTCTCAAGACGCCAAGATTGGGCAACCTTACGAAAAGGAACCCTTGCGATATTTTGTCTCACCTGTGTGGGATTGGTGGGGATGGTCCTCACACGCAATCACTACATCGAACCTTCAATGTTTGATTTAAACTTTATCAACACAGTGTATGAATTTGGATTTAAAGATTACGCATTGCATTTGCGAAACTTACTACTAAAATAA
- a CDS encoding CvpA family protein, whose product MFSIPEPIILYINPLLVLLFLFVLYRGYKKGFLLQVLDLISWGVSAIVAWLFSPVFARIISLVSVEATQIEALDTSLNASLNQLAWFGILLILIRIILLVVTPLASLISKMPLIKQVNSVAGGIFSVVVYCVYVLLLIVFLSLPIVSNGQVVVDKTVLGPIRNITSPLISTVNDELNKNSALQSILTNRSLTQQQEDQMVLWLQSQGFTDSAIREFLNHYE is encoded by the coding sequence ATGTTCTCGATTCCAGAACCTATTATACTGTATATAAACCCACTATTGGTATTGCTATTTTTGTTTGTCCTTTATCGAGGCTATAAAAAGGGATTCCTTTTACAAGTACTCGATTTAATATCTTGGGGTGTATCCGCAATCGTTGCATGGTTATTTTCACCAGTGTTTGCGCGCATCATTTCCCTTGTGAGTGTTGAAGCAACTCAGATTGAAGCGCTTGACACCTCTTTAAATGCATCCTTAAACCAACTTGCGTGGTTTGGAATCTTACTGATTCTGATCCGTATTATCTTGCTTGTGGTTACACCACTTGCATCCTTGATTTCAAAAATGCCTCTTATTAAACAAGTTAATTCCGTTGCAGGTGGCATTTTTAGTGTGGTTGTCTATTGCGTCTACGTGCTTTTACTGATTGTATTTTTATCCCTTCCAATTGTGTCCAATGGCCAGGTAGTTGTGGATAAAACAGTATTAGGGCCGATTCGTAATATCACAAGCCCACTGATTTCGACTGTGAATGATGAATTAAATAAAAATAGTGCACTGCAATCAATTCTCACAAACCGCAGCTTAACCCAACAACAAGAAGATCAAATGGTGTTGTGGCTTCAGTCTCAAGGATTTACTGACAGTGCGATTAGGGAGTTTTTAAATCACTATGAATGA
- the uvrC gene encoding excinuclease ABC subunit UvrC — protein MKLTLKEKLSVLPPEPGCYQMKDKHGTIIYVGKAKNLKNRVSSYFTGAHDHKTTRLVSEIEDFDILVTKTEKESLILEINLIKEHRPKFNIIFIDDKSYPYLKLNRTGIPVVSVSRDRKQNPKFMYFGPYPNATAARKMSELLSETLPSDAGFVPNKQKIYTTLNHTEAVWSEAEIDAWRQNLVKVLQGNDKGFRDALVEKMMHASETLNFEVASHYKEKLEALDYISDRQQVQFSIRESFDMFSYAVHRGYLAIVGLFVRSGRLLEKTMALEATLEDPEDALLSFISQFYERQPKPKHVYVPNIVDAQSLEELLGIKVSHPQRGNKRQLLDIGKRNAEIQLESQFEVLQSRQEHLESALVELQHTLNLNQPIRRVEIFDNSHISGSFAVSACVVYDDGEPNRKLYRRYKLSTGSDDLASMREVIYRRYFRILKEQTQFPDLIIVDGGFNQVKSAQEVLDDLGLTIPLCGLVKDDRHRTRGIMDCDGQEKSVSLSSALFNLLTQMQDEVHRYVITYHRLLRKKKMTASILDEVEGLGSVGKKQLYAKFGSLKNMRQASIEELSAVVSTSVAQNIYELLHLEME, from the coding sequence ATGAAACTCACACTGAAGGAAAAATTGAGCGTACTACCACCTGAACCAGGCTGTTATCAAATGAAGGACAAACACGGCACGATTATCTATGTCGGTAAGGCAAAAAATCTCAAAAACCGTGTCTCTTCATATTTTACCGGTGCTCATGATCACAAGACAACACGCCTTGTCAGTGAGATTGAAGACTTTGATATTCTGGTTACTAAAACAGAAAAAGAATCCCTGATTCTTGAAATCAATTTAATCAAAGAACACCGCCCTAAATTCAACATCATCTTCATTGATGATAAATCCTACCCGTACTTAAAACTCAACCGTACAGGCATACCGGTGGTAAGTGTGTCACGCGATCGAAAACAGAATCCTAAGTTTATGTACTTTGGACCCTATCCAAATGCCACAGCAGCACGTAAAATGTCTGAGCTTCTGAGTGAAACCTTACCCAGCGACGCCGGATTTGTGCCCAATAAACAAAAGATTTACACAACACTGAATCATACTGAAGCAGTATGGAGTGAAGCGGAAATTGATGCATGGCGTCAAAACCTCGTAAAAGTCTTACAAGGCAACGACAAAGGATTTAGAGATGCCCTGGTTGAAAAAATGATGCATGCCAGTGAAACCTTAAACTTTGAAGTCGCAAGTCATTATAAGGAGAAACTGGAGGCCTTGGATTACATTAGCGATCGCCAACAAGTTCAATTCTCCATCCGTGAATCGTTTGATATGTTTAGTTATGCCGTCCATCGTGGATATCTTGCGATTGTTGGATTATTTGTGCGTTCTGGCCGACTTTTAGAAAAAACCATGGCGCTTGAAGCTACTTTAGAAGATCCTGAAGACGCACTGTTATCCTTTATATCACAGTTTTATGAACGTCAACCCAAACCCAAACACGTCTATGTCCCAAACATTGTGGATGCTCAAAGTCTTGAAGAACTGTTAGGGATTAAGGTATCACATCCACAACGTGGAAACAAACGACAACTGCTTGATATTGGAAAACGCAATGCTGAGATTCAACTGGAATCCCAGTTTGAAGTCCTCCAATCGCGCCAAGAACACCTTGAGAGTGCATTGGTTGAATTGCAACACACACTCAACCTAAACCAACCAATTCGTCGTGTGGAAATCTTTGACAACTCTCACATATCTGGATCCTTTGCAGTATCTGCATGTGTGGTGTATGATGATGGAGAACCCAATCGAAAATTATACCGAAGGTATAAACTTAGCACCGGCAGTGATGACCTTGCTTCAATGCGCGAAGTCATTTACCGACGTTACTTTAGAATTCTCAAAGAACAGACGCAATTTCCAGATTTGATTATTGTGGATGGTGGGTTTAATCAAGTGAAATCTGCACAAGAAGTACTGGACGATCTCGGATTAACAATCCCACTTTGTGGTCTTGTGAAAGACGATCGACACCGTACACGAGGCATTATGGACTGTGATGGTCAAGAAAAAAGTGTGTCACTCTCAAGTGCCTTATTTAACCTCTTAACACAAATGCAAGATGAGGTACACCGTTATGTTATTACATACCACCGCTTGTTGCGAAAGAAAAAAATGACCGCATCCATTCTTGACGAGGTTGAAGGATTGGGGTCTGTTGGTAAGAAACAATTATATGCGAAGTTTGGGTCATTAAAAAATATGCGACAAGCATCAATTGAAGAATTAAGCGCAGTTGTATCAACATCCGTTGCGCAAAACATCTATGAACTACTACATTTAGAAATGGAGTGA
- the lspA gene encoding signal peptidase II produces the protein MKKLILCVISVGLLVLDLWSKAVVQTSVGVNERIQVIPNFFYITYLKNTGSAWSLFEGLGPIVIVVSIVVACVIAYYFVKQTNMVLLTGLALAFAGNLGNLYDRVVFNFVRDMFSFNLFGYWFPVFNVADACMVIGVALVFIYTYLEDKKGGTL, from the coding sequence ATGAAGAAATTAATCTTATGTGTGATTTCGGTTGGTTTGTTAGTGCTTGACCTTTGGTCTAAGGCAGTGGTTCAAACAAGCGTCGGAGTCAATGAAAGAATTCAAGTAATTCCAAACTTTTTTTACATCACTTACTTAAAAAATACAGGGTCCGCATGGAGTCTTTTTGAAGGATTGGGACCCATCGTGATTGTTGTGAGTATTGTTGTGGCATGTGTGATTGCTTATTATTTTGTGAAGCAAACCAACATGGTGTTACTAACTGGACTTGCATTAGCATTTGCGGGAAATTTAGGCAATCTTTATGACAGAGTTGTGTTCAATTTTGTGCGTGATATGTTTTCGTTTAACCTCTTTGGATACTGGTTCCCAGTATTTAATGTGGCGGATGCATGCATGGTAATTGGCGTAGCGCTGGTGTTTATTTATACTTACTTAGAAGACAAGAAGGGTGGGACGTTATGA
- a CDS encoding RluA family pseudouridine synthase, with translation MIKLIVELEYDNERLDVFLAQMVENTSRSVIQSWIKKGNVNVNGSPSKANTRLREGDVVQFHVEVVDTTLAPVNMDLDIVYEDDHLLIINKPRDMVVHPSMTTLDRPTLVHGLLAYTDQLSDINGELRPGIVHRIDKDTSGLLVVAKTNEAHEKLVEDLKEHLIKREYMALVHHVMEHQSILVDAPIGRDPKHRQRMAVTDVNSKPATTRMFVIENYAQEDMSLIRCELETGRTHQIRVHCKYINHPIVGDKTYSYRNTPDIGGQWLHAYALTLNHPITGEPLHFEVEIPHQLQAFLDTVRGDV, from the coding sequence ATGATTAAGCTCATTGTAGAACTTGAATATGATAATGAACGGTTGGATGTGTTTTTAGCGCAAATGGTTGAGAATACATCACGCAGCGTCATTCAATCATGGATTAAAAAAGGAAATGTCAATGTCAATGGCTCCCCTTCAAAAGCAAACACGCGACTTCGCGAAGGCGATGTTGTCCAGTTTCACGTTGAAGTGGTTGATACAACCCTTGCTCCAGTAAACATGGACTTAGACATTGTGTATGAAGACGACCATTTACTTATCATTAATAAACCCCGTGATATGGTGGTTCATCCATCCATGACAACCTTAGACCGTCCTACCTTAGTGCATGGTCTTTTAGCCTATACAGATCAACTCAGCGATATTAATGGGGAACTAAGACCAGGTATTGTCCATCGTATTGATAAAGATACTTCTGGATTATTGGTGGTTGCGAAAACAAATGAAGCCCATGAAAAACTTGTGGAAGACTTAAAAGAACACTTAATAAAACGTGAATATATGGCACTGGTTCATCATGTCATGGAACATCAGTCCATCTTAGTGGATGCGCCGATTGGACGTGATCCAAAGCATCGTCAACGCATGGCAGTAACGGATGTGAATTCAAAACCTGCAACAACACGGATGTTTGTGATTGAAAACTATGCGCAAGAAGACATGAGTTTAATTCGCTGTGAACTTGAAACCGGACGAACCCATCAGATTCGGGTGCATTGTAAATACATTAACCATCCAATTGTTGGGGATAAGACCTACAGCTATCGAAACACACCGGATATTGGGGGTCAATGGTTGCATGCTTATGCACTCACCTTAAATCATCCGATTACGGGTGAACCCCTTCATTTTGAAGTCGAAATCCCCCACCAACTTCAAGCATTTTTAGATACCGTGAGGGGGGATGTATAG